Proteins encoded within one genomic window of Neodiprion fabricii isolate iyNeoFabr1 chromosome 6, iyNeoFabr1.1, whole genome shotgun sequence:
- the LOC124184917 gene encoding protein AF-9 has product MAVRVTLECGHTSVLRSRTTPEGYTHDWEVFLRGVDNADVHHYIEKVVFILHSTFPKPKRIIKEPPYAVRESGYAGFVIPIQVYFKNKDEPKKIEISYDLNLQPSGPAINKVIRHDELISNPSNDFRRKLLKGGATIVSGLEGTLDKGEPQATVPMIGKPKLSGSDGKKHRPPEPKISNSFQDLFGEPIKTAKVSPDNKKNLLMDKGINNKPTVYTEKIEKAEKTSKVKHSPYKEGKKDKSTEEKKGDKKDKDHSRERERSKEKSKRPQSPAIKSSHSSPGNKRVSSPLPPKKPPSPPLPPPPKRPLSPKSKDREGKKLSHEREKDKEKDKEKDKSSKVSLDGNGKSEKKKEQKKHKEDRDKEKKDKHKERDRDKSKENTKYTDKIEKSEMKQEKTERIDKVEKQVEKQEKVEKEKSQETKISKDVRKSPKPCKEVEKPKEDRAIKVEKPEKVEKAEKSKDGKADKEKQKHKHKKRDKKDRGDGSKEREKKDKKDRSKSGGGEKHNNISIPPPLNPLSTLIAEMTERDSSDSTPSPDDDAHSDTKQVVMKKDSPPTPPPPTEQPRLASPPPPAAKKEKTEKTKKEKSRGSRGEERESRKRKKRSNSKGDDEPAEKEPKKEKEKARSPSLPLEPVSSSQSPVVMDTESMQLSKAKGEDGEEENAKDEEGEMEQVAPDSTNNILAEVDAVDPPVFSEAYLSQLKDLQQKIMTLQDNQELQRVVQVIAETGQYEITKKTFDFDLCALDRRTVQRLQKFFSTS; this is encoded by the exons ATGGCAGTGCGAGTGACCCTGGAATGCGGCCACACGTCGGTATTACGTTCAAGAACTACCCCCGAGGGTTATACCCACGATTGGGAAGTATTCTTAAGAGGAGTCGACAACGCTGACGTTCATCACTACATCGAGAAAGTAGTGTTTATTCTCCACAGCACCTTTCCTAAGCCAAAACGAATCATCAAAGAGCCACCATACGCAGTGCGCGAATCAGGATACGCTGGTTTTGTTATTCCGATTCAGGTCTATTTCAAAAACAAGGATGAAccaaagaaaatcgaaatatcATATGACCTCAACTTACAACCGAGTGGTCCAGCTATCAATAAGGTCATTCGTCACGATGAGCTCATCTCCAACCCATCCAATGATTTTCGGAGAAAGCTACTGAAAGGAGGAGCT ACCATTGTATCAGGCTTGGAAGGTACATTGGATAAAGGAGAACCTCAAGCGACTGTTCCAATGATTGGAAAGCCAAAGCTGAGTGGATCCGATGGGAAAAAACATCGTCCCCCAGAGCCGAAAATCTCGAATTCCTTCCAGGATTTATTCGGAGAGCCAATCAAAACGGCAAAAGTTTCTCcagacaataaaaaaaatttgctaatGGATAAAGGAATAAACAACAAACCAACGGTTTATacagagaaaattgaaaaagcagaaaaaactTCAAAAGTAAAACATAGTCCTtataaagaaggaaaaaaagacaagAGTACAGAAGAGAAGAAAGGCGATAAAAAAGATAAAGACCATTCTAGAGAAAGAGAACGGAGTAAGGAAAAGTCTAAGAGACCACAGAGTCCTGCAATAAAAAGTAGTCACTCTAGTCCTGGTAATAAAAGAGTTTCTTCTCCACTTCCACCCAAGAAACCTCCAAGTCCTCCATTACCTCCACCACCAAAGCGACCTCTTTCTCCAAAATCAAAGGatagagaaggaaaaaaactttcgcATGAGAGGGAAAAGgacaaagagaaagataagGAAAAGGATAAGTCATCTAAGGTTTCTTTGGATGGAAAtggtaaaagtgaaaaaaagaaggaacaGAAGAAGCATAAAGAAGACagggataaagaaaaaaaggacaaGCACAAGGAGAGAGATAGAGACAAGTCCAAAGAGAATACAAAGTATACTGATAAAATAGAGAAATCCGAAATGAAACAGGAGAAAACAGAGAGAATAGACAAGGTTGAAAAGCAGGTGGAAAAGCAGGAGAAAGTGGAAAAGGAGAAAAGCCAAGAGACCAAGATATCGAAAGATGTTAGGAAGTCTCCAAAGCCTTGTAAAGAAGTTGAAAAGCCAAAGGAAGATAGGGCGATAAAAGTCGAGAAGCCAGAAAAAGTGGAGAAGgcagaaaaaagtaaggaTGGAAAAGCtgataaagaaaaacagaaacatAAGCATAAGAAACGAGACAAAAAGGACAGAGGAGATGGAAGcaaggaaagagagaaaaaagataaGAAGGACAGATCTAAAAGTGGCGGAGGGGAAAAACACAATAACATCAGTATTCCACCACCCCTTAATCCCTTGTCTACCCTCATAGCTGAAATGACGGAAAGGGATAGCAGCGACTCGACACCTTCACCTGATGACGATGCTCATTCTGACACAAAACAAGTTGTTATGAAGAAAGATTCTCCGCCAACGCCCCCGCCACCAACTGAGCAACCTAGACTTGCGTCTCCACCTCCACCGGCAGCAAAGAAAGAGAAGactgaaaaaacgaaaaaagaaaagtcaaGAGGAAGTAGGggtgaagaaagagaaagtaGAAAACGGAAGAAAAGAAGTAACAGCAAAGGGGATGACGAGCCAGCTGAGAAGGAgccaaagaaagaaaaggaaaaagcacgCTCTCCCTCATTGCCACTTGAGCCTGTTTCTTCCAGTCAATCTCCTGTGGTCATGGACACGGAATCAATGCAATTGTCAAAAGCTAAAGGTGAGGACGGTGAAGAAGAGAATGCTAAGGATGAAGAGGGCGAAATGGAACAAGTTGCTCCTGATTCTACAAATAATATATTGGCAGAAGTAGATGCTGTTGACCCCCCTGTTTTCTCGGAAGCTTATCTGTCACAGCTAAAGGATCTGCAGCAAAAAATAATGACGCTACAGGACAACCAAGAACTACAAAGGGTG